A single window of Colletotrichum higginsianum IMI 349063 chromosome 8, whole genome shotgun sequence DNA harbors:
- a CDS encoding Integral membrane protein, with product MTGWTHNTPDDTPTDGPRIAAICTAFTAAAFVLVCLRLYVRTMLVKAVGWETFLLSPSHGNADEDILTDDWVIIVSWTKWGLGITRLEDMPDEDVLNFGKVRKHSATFSLIPLTSFLKAAIYGRSIRPSSYVVGIWGFKMSLLCSYLRFFPVGGYKTGTIIVAVACTMAHIAFIFVFLFLCTPVEKQYDPSVPAEVGHCVDAVAFYMTFSSLTIVFDVLIMFLPFPVILRSQIQNRKKVVLLALFVLGGFVTVIQAIRIQTIQNLVNYLDSAKTIQWSVIETCIGIIIACVPPLAPMVKYFADRSRCRSGGGRSRGSGPPTNSSRYVLQTWGTKRSGMQPLGMGVDREASVVGSLQTKAEDSTENILESSGAAKATAAPGAPVTWSDKDRRQDV from the exons ATGACGGGCTGGACGCACAACACGCCAGACGACACGCCGACCGACGGGCcgcgcatcgccgccatctgcACGGCCttcactgccgccgccttcgtcctcgtctgcCTGAGATTGTATGTCCGGACGATGCTGGTCAAAGCTGTTGGCTGGG AAACTTTCCTGTTGTCTCCGTCACACGGCAACGCTGACGAGGATATTCTCACAGACGACTGGGTCATCATTGTTTCCTGG ACGAAATGGGGCCTTGGAATCACCAGGCTAGAGGACATGCCGGACGAGGATGTCCTGAACTTTGGCAAGGTGAGGAAGCATTCCGCGACGTTTTCTCTCATCCCGCTAACGAGTTTTCTGAAAGCTGCAATATATGGGAGGTCCATT CGTCCTTCTAGCTACGTCGTCGGCATCTGGGGATTCAAGATGAGCCTGCTCTGCTCCTATCTACGCTTCTTCCCCGTCGGCGGCTACAAGACCGGCACCATCATAGTCGCGGTGGCGTGTACCATGGCACACATTGCCTTCATTTTCGTTTTCCTCTTCCTATGCACACCC GTCGAGAAGCAATACGACCCCTCGGTCCCCGCGGAAGTGGGACACTGCGTCGACGCCGTAGCCTTCTACATGACCTTTTCGTCCTTGACCATCGTCTTTGACGTCCTCAT CATGTTCCTGCCGTTCCCCGTCATTCTACGATCCCAGATACAAAACCGGAAGAAGGTGGtgctcctcgccctcttcgtgctcggcggcttcgtcaCCGTCATCCAGGCGATCCGCATCCAGACGATCCAGAACCTCGTCAACTACCTCGACTCGGCCAAGACGATCCAGTGGTCCGTCATCGAGACGTgcatcggcatcatcatcgcctgCGTGCCGCCGCTGGCGCCCATGGTCAAGTACTTCGCCGACAGGAGCCGCTGCcgctccggcggcggccgcagCCGCGGCTCGGGCCCGCCCACCAACAGCTCGCGGTACGTTCTGCAGACGTGGGGTACCAAGCGGAGCGGCATGCAGCCGCTGGGCATGGGCGTCGACAGGGAGGCGTCCGTGGTGGGCAGCCTGCAGACGAAGGCGGAGGACAGCACTGAGAACATACTGGAGTCgagcggcgccgccaaggccacggcggcgccgggtgCCCCGGTGACGTGGTCGGACAAGGATAGGAGGCAGGACGTCTGA
- a CDS encoding FAD binding domain-containing protein, with translation MRRSPFLAPLALAGAVGSASAASLPSPSCKYLPGDPGWPSADAWAQLNRTVDGRLVATVPLGSACHGDGYNATECARLQDAWLYSEVHMESSSSVMAPLFANASCDPFTPRDVPCALGNYVSYAVDASGPADVQAALRFADQHNVRLVVRNTGHDYNGRSTGAGALAVWTHHLKGAEIIDWDDGSYYVGKALRAGAGVQGFEAIAAADAAGLAVVTGECPTVGIAGGYVQGGGHSALSTVYGLAADNTLSFEVVTPTGDLVTASRTQNEDLYWALSGGGGGNYGVVTSITTKAHPDAPVSGATFAVTIPEGDNNETLYRVIDAFHAALPDIVDAGVMIIYFFGPGFLQSPALTAYNKTRADVERILAPLVGSLAQLNVTLEPTYTSFDTYRGHYNHYWGPLPSGNIQVGTQLFGGRLLPRAVLPSFGPTARRLVELGVTYIGVGLDVSRFGRDGANAVLPQWRDSIVQVSLTLPWSFEAPFADMLAEQDRMTEVVQPVIEAATPGAGAYINEADFQQKDWQETFFGANYPRLLRVKNKYDPAGLLYNVAAVGSDAWNVDYHGRMCRRS, from the exons ATGCGCCGCTCCCCGTTCCTCGCCCCCTTGGccctggccggcgccgtcggaagcgcttccgccgcctcccttcCTTCGCCCTCGTGCAAGTATCTCCCCGGCGACCCGGGTTGGCCCTCCGCGGACGCGTGGGCGCAGCTAAACCGGaccgtcgacggccgtctGGTAGCCACGGTGCCGTTGGGGAGCGCGTGTCACGGGGACGGCTACAACGCGACCGAGTGCGCCCGTCTGCAGGATGCTTGGCTCTACTCGGAGGTCCA TATGGAgtcatcctcctccgtcATGGCCCCCCTGTTCGCTAATGCCAGCTGCGACCCTTTCACGCCCCGCGACGTCCCCTGCGCGCTGGGCAACTACGTGAGctacgccgtcgacgcctcCGGGCCCGCCGACGTCCAGGCCGCTCTGCGCTTCGCCGACCAGCACAACGTCCGCCTCGTTGTCCGCAACACGGGTCACGACTACAACGGCCGCTcgaccggcgccggcgccctcgccgtctgGACGCATCACctcaagggcgccgagatcATCGACTGGGACGACGGCAGCTACTACGTCGGCAAGGCCCTccgtgccggcgccggcgtccaggggttcgaggccatcgccgccgccgacgccgccgggttGGCCGTCGTCACGGGCGAATGTCCCACCGTTGGTATTGCTGGGGGGTATGTTCAG GGAGGCGGTCACTCCGCGCTGAGCACCGTCTacggcctggccgccgacAACACCCTCTCCTTCGAGGTCGTCACGCCGACCGGGGACCTCGTCACGGCCTCACGGACGCAGAACGAGGACCTCTACTGGGCCctgagcggcggcggcggcggtaacTACGGCGTCGTCAcctccatcaccaccaaGGCGCACCCGGACGCCCCCGTCAGCGGCGCAACCTTCGCCGTCACCATCCCCGAGGGGGACAACAACGAGACCCTCTACCGCGTCATCGACGCCTTCCACGCCGCTCTCCCggacatcgtcgacgccggcgtcatgaTCATCTACTTCTTCGGCCCGGGCTTCCTGCAGTCCCCGGCACTGACGGCCTACAACAAGAcccgcgccgacgtcgagcgcATCCTCGCGCCCCTCGTCGGCTCCCTCGCTCAGCTCAACGTCACGCTCGAGCCGACCTACACCTCCTTCGACACATACCGTGGCCACTACAACCATTACTGGGGCCCCTTGCCCTCGGGCAACATCCAGGTCGGCACGCAGCTCTTCGGCGGCCGCCTCCTGCCGCGCGCCGTCCTCCCGTCCTTCGGCccgacggcgcggcgccttgtcgagctcggcgtcacttacatcggcgtcggcctcgacgtaTCGCGCttcggccgagacggcgccaacgccgtGCTGCCGCAGTGGCGCGACTCCATCGTCCAGGTCTCCCTGACGCTGCCCTGGAGCTTTGAGGCGCCCTTCGCCGACATGCTGGCCGAGCAGGACCGCATGACCGAGGTCGTGCAGCCCGTCATCGAAGCCGCGACcccgggcgccggcgcgtACATCAACGAGGCCGACTTCCAGCAGAAGGACTGGCAGGAGACCTTCTTCGGGGCCAACTACCCGAGGCTGCTGCGCGTCAAGAACAAGTACGATCCCGCCGGCCTGCTGTACAAtgtcgcggccgtcggcagcGACGCTTGGAACGTCGACTACCACGGCCGCATGTGCCGGAGAAGCTGA
- a CDS encoding Major facilitator superfamily transporter — protein sequence MPQTKPKDPNAFPTRQLAVLDKREQKQEKKQEQKQKNKQKPKLTRLAAICRFSEPIAFNSILAYTYTMVLDLGMGEADAAFYAGLLISAYAVAEAITSMAWGALSDRIGRKPVVLFGLVGVAISSLIFGLAKTYWVALLARFVGGALNGNVSVMQTMVAEMVKNPDHEPKAYAVQPFVWTLGGILGSAMGGFLAQPAVQYPSLFSQDGIFGRYPYLLPNLVSVIAISLAVIQGIFFLEETKEDFGDDDQHYHGRNSVAVDDDDVTDENTPLRRAPIRAFNPRRSISTSHSRPRFAESSLPLPFEHDFDLRRSSFGTVHSIKVVPEDLRQHLLNSRAQATGQKKTKTFNKTVVMLIIALIIFSYHQMAAGTLLPTYLQAKPRQPRGHLDLEGGLGNEVHDVGVYLAINGLLGLVIQGLIFPIFVERVGVWGSFISMIVVYPTAYLFVPFLSALPEALTEAGIWFSLILQSFYGIIVGPVTLILIKNATPTSQALGKVNGLAMSGACLARTVSPPLVGVIYSFLGSGAAWFSCALFACVGIAQVFWVPKKHIDVDHVEIGNAISRRFSVTSQRRESHQSIEAFRGRHANGDV from the exons ATGCCTCAAACAAAACCAAAAGACCCCAACGCGTTTCCCACCCGGCAATTGGCCGTCCTTG ACAAGCGGGAGCAGAAGCAGGAAAAGAAGCAGGaacagaagcagaagaacaAGCAGAAGCCGAAACTGACGCGTCTTGCAGCAATATGTCGCTTCTCCGAGCCCATCGCCTTCAACTCCATCCTGGCCTACACCTACACAATGGTCCTGGATCTCGGAATGGGTGAGGCAGACGCCGCCTTCTACGCCGGCCTGCTCATCTCGGCCTACGCTGTTGCCGAGGCCATCACCTCTATGGCCTGGGGCGCCCTGTCCGATCGTATCGGCCGCAAGCCCGTCGTGCTGtttggcctcgtcggcgtcgccatctcGAGTCTGATTTTCGGCCTGGCAAAGACGTACTGGGTCGCCCTGCTCGCCcgcttcgtcggcggcgccctcaaCGGCAACGTCTCCGTCATGCAGACCATGGTCGCCGAGATGGTTAAGAACCCGGACCACGAAC CCAAGGCTTACGCCGTCCAGCCCTTCGTCTGGACCTTGGGCGGCATCCTTGGCTCTGCCATGGGTGGCTTCCTAGCCCAACCCGCCGTCCAGTACCCTTCGCTCTTCTCCCAAGACGGCATCTTCGGTCGCTACCCGTATCTACTTCCTAACCTCGTATCCGTCATCGCCATTTCTCTAGCCGTCATCCAGGGCATCTTCTTCCTGGAAGAAACGAAAGAGGACTTTGGGGATGACGACCAGCACTACCACGGCCGCAACAGCGTCGCTgtggatgacgatgacgtcaCCGACGAGAACACGCCGCTGCGCCGCGCGCCCATCCGCGCCTTCAACCCTCGCCGTTCGATATCCACGAGCCACTCGAGGCCGCGCTTCGCCGAGTCCAGCCTGCCTCTGCCTTTCGAGCACGATTTCGACTTGAGGCGATCGTCTTTCGGAACCGTCCACTCCATCAAGGTCGTGCCCGAGGATCTGCGACAGCACCTGTTGAACTCGCGCGCCCAGGCAACGGGccagaagaagacaaagacCTTCAACAAGACCGTCGTCAtgctcatcatcgccctcatcatcttctcctACCATCAGATGGCCGCCGGTACCCTCTTGCCGACCTATCTCCAGGCCAAGCCGCGACAGCCCCGGGGGCATCTCGATCTCGAAGGCGGCTTGGGCAATGAGGTTCACGATGTCGGTGTTTACCTGGCCATCAACGGGCTCCTGGGTCTCGTCATTCAGGGTCTGATCTTCCCCATCTTCGTCGAGCGCGTCGGTGTCTGGGGTTCCTTCATCTCCATGATTGTCGTCTACCCGACGGCCTACCTCTTCGTACCCTTCCTCTCCGCTCTGCCCGAAGCCCtgaccgaggccggcatctGGTTCTCTCTCATCCTGCAGAGCTTCTACGGAATTATCGTCGGCCCCGTCACCCTGATCCTGATCAAGAacgcgacgccgacgtcgcaAGCGCTCGGAAAAGTCAACGGCCTAGCCATGTCCGGCGCTTGTCTTGCGAGAACCGTCTCCCCGCCATTGGTGGGTGTCATCTACAGTTTcctcggctccggcgccgcctgGTTTAGCTGCGCTTTGTTTGCCTGTGTAGGCATTGCCCAGGTCTTCTGGGTGCCCAAGAAGCATATTGACGTCGACCACGTCGAGATCGGCAACGCCATCTCAAGACGTTTCTCCGTCACTTCCCAGAGGCGCGAGAGCCATCAGAGCATCGAGGCGTTCCGGGGCCGACACGCCAATGGCGATGTCTAG
- a CDS encoding Clock-controlled pheromone ccg-4, which yields MKYLAVLATVVITTNAVALPEAEAQRWVFRWCRSVGQPCWKVKRAADAFTAAITAADVVVDKRSPEALVSHSEGGEAYMAKRYLNDLAGAVASSQPDPLRYYDGLGLGLRFADDAAEGLGKREAEEEAQRWDTHWCRTVGQPCWKAKNRSADGGEQVTEADLRAEDKRWCSQPGAPCSVAKRAAEALIEAVESPVDGLVVVKPEAEAEAQRWDTRWKEKTKREALCTKPDEPCWKQETNPEAWKAQRHLDAMVVAARAVIENVA from the coding sequence aTGAAGTATCTCGCAGTGCTTGCCACCGTGGTCATCACCaccaacgccgtcgccctccccgaggccgaggcccagcgCTGGGTCTTCCGCTGGTGCCGCAGCGTCGGTCAGCCCTGCTGGAAGGTgaagcgcgccgccgacgccttcACGGCggccatcaccgccgccgacgtcgtcgtcgacaagcgGAGCCCCGAGGCCCTCGTCTCCCACtccgagggcggcgaagccTATATGGCCAAGCGCTACCTcaacgacctcgccggcgctgTCGCCTCCTCGCAGCCGGACCCCTTGCGCTATTACGACGgtctcggcctgggcctgcggttcgccgacgacgcggccgagggcctcgggaagcgcgaggccgaggaggaagcaCAGCGCTGGGACACCCACTGGTGCCGTACCGTCGGCCAGCCGTGCTGGAAGGCTAAAAATCGCAGCGCCGACGGGGGCGAGCAGGTCACGGAGGCCGATTTGAGGGCCGAAGACAAGCGCTGGTGCAGCCAGCCGGGGGCGCCGTGCTCCGTCGCCAAGcgagccgccgaggccctcatcgaggccgtcgagagtCCCGTTGATggtcttgtcgtcgtcaagcccgaggccgaggccgaggcccaaCGCTGGGACACCCGTtggaaggagaagacgaaGCGGGAGGCCCTCTGCACCAAACCGGACGAGCCGTGCTGGAAGCAGGAGACCAACCCTGAGGCGTGGAAGGCCCAGCGCCACCTCGACGCCATGGTTGTCGCTGCTCGCGCCGTCATTGAGAACGTCGCCTAG
- a CDS encoding Duf1640 domain-containing protein: MAKPAAMAVDALPRFLLPRLSWTGPATASQALRPLASFPPTSRRGLHTRPNALHDSNTSPKCRGTALNHPARNSILAAPGLTRSFHATPARRRDHHFDTLKFVQRLKSEGFTEVQAEAMMKVLNDVIQESIQNLTRTMVLREDAAKATYTQKVDFAKLRSELLSADSTESNTTRASHEKLSNDIAKLNSRLRDEIGRTQASVRLDLNLEKGRIREEAVGQELKIKETETKIEQEVAALREKLEQVKFQTLQWLMGVCTGFAALLLGAWRLLM; this comes from the exons ATGGCCAAACCAGCAGCAATGGCTGTAGATGCCCTCCCGAGGTTCTTGCTCCCGAGACTCAGCTGGACTGGTCCCGCGACAGCTTCCCAAGCTCTGCGACCCCTCGCTTCTTTCCCTCCGACCTCCCGCCGAGGGCTGCACACCCGGCCCAATGCGCTGCACGACTCGAACACATCACCAAAATGCCGCGGCACTGCCTTGAACCACCCCGCGCGCAATTCGATCCTCGCAGCCCCTGGGCTGACGAGGTCGTTCCATGCGACCCCTGCGAGGCGACGAGACCACCACTTTGATACCTTGAAGTTCGTGCAGCGACTGAAGAGCGAGGGCTTCACCGAGGTGCAGGCTGAGGCCATGATGAAGGTTCTCAACGACGTCATACAGGAGAG CATACAAAACCTCACTCGAACCATGGTCCTTCGCGAagacgccgccaaggccacCTACACCCAGAAGGTAGACTTCGCCAAGCTGCGCTCCGAGCTCCTCTCCGCCGACAGCACCGAGTCCAACACGACGCGCGCGTCCCACGAGAAGCTGAGCAACGACATTGCCAAGCTCAACTCTCGTCTGCGCGACGAGATTGGCCGCACCCAGGCGAGCGTGCGTCTGGATCTCAACTTGGAAAAGGGCCGTATCCGTGAGGAGGCTGTTGGCCAGGAgctcaagatcaaggagacggagacCAAGATCGAACAGGAGGTCGCGGCGCTGcgcgagaagctggagcagGTCAAGTTCCAGACGCTGCAGTGGCTCATGGGAGTCTGCACTGGTTTCGCTGCTCTGCTGCTTGGTGCCTGGAGACTGCTCATGTAA